In the Arthrobacter sp. 31Y genome, one interval contains:
- a CDS encoding LysR family transcriptional regulator, with translation MEIRQLNYFIAVAEERHFGRAAKRLHMAQPPLSQQIRQLEEQLGVRLLNRTTRKVELTAAGQALLDRGRQIVNAVGTLRADVYQVGQGASGVLRVGFSGSATYGVMPSIVRRAKQVLPGLSLNLHGEMLTPAMEAGLRDGTLDAALLRPPIASQDIEYRIVTREALILALPSFSALALDRPVAVRELQDQEFISYPPESVLYRTMAGLCREAGFQPRISQVISETSTMLSFVAAGSGVAMLPGSVRALQLEGVVYREIEQAPEVELALAWRREDKSALLQSFLDVAGAATKDLPNRTPGPPGS, from the coding sequence ATGGAGATCAGGCAGCTCAACTACTTTATTGCTGTTGCGGAGGAACGACATTTCGGCCGTGCGGCCAAACGCCTTCATATGGCGCAGCCGCCCTTGTCACAGCAAATCCGTCAATTGGAAGAGCAGCTGGGCGTGCGCCTGCTGAACCGCACTACAAGAAAGGTGGAACTCACAGCGGCGGGGCAGGCGCTGCTGGACCGGGGACGGCAAATCGTCAATGCAGTGGGAACCCTCCGTGCTGACGTATATCAAGTCGGGCAAGGCGCATCAGGTGTTCTACGGGTGGGTTTTTCAGGCTCAGCGACCTACGGCGTGATGCCCTCGATCGTCCGGCGTGCGAAGCAGGTTCTGCCGGGACTGTCACTGAATCTCCACGGCGAAATGCTCACCCCTGCAATGGAAGCAGGCCTCAGGGACGGCACCTTGGATGCCGCCCTGTTGCGCCCGCCCATCGCGTCCCAAGACATTGAATACCGGATCGTCACGCGCGAGGCGCTCATCCTGGCGCTACCATCCTTCAGTGCCCTGGCCTTGGACCGTCCTGTAGCCGTACGTGAACTCCAGGACCAGGAATTCATTTCCTACCCGCCGGAATCGGTGCTTTACCGCACCATGGCGGGCCTCTGCCGGGAGGCAGGCTTCCAGCCACGAATCAGCCAAGTCATCAGTGAGACGTCCACGATGCTCTCTTTTGTGGCAGCAGGCAGTGGCGTAGCCATGCTGCCAGGCAGCGTCCGTGCCTTACAGCTCGAGGGTGTCGTCTACCGTGAGATCGAACAAGCCCCCGAAGTGGAGTTGGCCCTGGCTTGGCGGCGTGAAGACAAGTCGGCGCTGCTCCAGAGCTTCCTGGATGTTGCTGGGGCAGCAACCAAAGACCTTCCCAACCGCACTCCCGGCCCTCCCGGTTCCTGA